A stretch of Deltaproteobacteria bacterium DNA encodes these proteins:
- a CDS encoding DUF3368 domain-containing protein — translation MPDLVICNTSPLFYLHRLGRLDLLRELYGSVTVPEAVAAELQAGREQGEDAPNPATVDWIEVRSVRVPQLIALITDFGPGEAEVLALALENPSSLVILDDRLARAVAKGRGLKVTGTAGVLLRAKREGALPAVAPLIAELTQLGFRLGPAATRAILTLARE, via the coding sequence ATGCCTGACCTGGTCATCTGCAACACGTCTCCGTTGTTCTATCTTCACCGTCTCGGCAGATTGGACTTGCTCCGCGAGCTGTACGGCAGCGTAACTGTTCCAGAGGCCGTGGCTGCCGAGTTGCAAGCAGGCCGTGAGCAGGGAGAAGACGCCCCGAATCCGGCAACGGTGGATTGGATCGAAGTGCGCTCCGTACGCGTGCCGCAACTGATCGCATTGATCACCGACTTTGGTCCCGGGGAAGCTGAAGTGCTCGCTCTCGCCCTCGAGAACCCGAGCAGCTTGGTCATCCTCGATGACCGCCTGGCGCGGGCTGTCGCGAAGGGCCGCGGACTCAAGGTGACCGGCACTGCCGGCGTCCTGCTCAGAGCTAAGCGCGAAGGTGCTTTGCCCGCAGTCGCTCCCCTGATCGCGGAGCTGACACAGCTCGGCTTTCGGCTGGGACCCGCGGCCACACGGGCAATTCTGACGCTGGCGCGCGAGTGA
- a CDS encoding DUF2281 domain-containing protein, whose product MRSAAVDEQELIEKIRALPPEKVAEVEDFVDFLRDRQEDQRLTRAACKLSEAAFERIWDNPDDADYDAHLHLGNRTSNA is encoded by the coding sequence ATGCGTTCAGCCGCAGTAGATGAGCAGGAGCTGATCGAGAAGATCCGCGCGCTCCCGCCTGAGAAGGTGGCGGAGGTCGAAGACTTCGTCGATTTCCTGCGCGACCGGCAAGAGGATCAACGCCTGACCCGCGCCGCCTGCAAGCTGTCGGAAGCCGCCTTCGAGCGAATCTGGGATAATCCGGATGACGCCGACTATGACGCCCACCTCCACCTTGGCAATCGAACCTCAAACGCGTAG
- a CDS encoding UPF0175 family protein — protein MTTIHIDLPDEISWSLKEAPQELAQEIRMAAAAKLYELGKLSSGRAAQLANVSRVAFLQALGRYGVASFELSEEELAEDLRNA, from the coding sequence ATGACAACGATCCACATCGATCTGCCCGACGAGATCTCCTGGTCGCTCAAGGAGGCTCCCCAAGAATTGGCGCAGGAGATCCGCATGGCGGCGGCAGCCAAGCTGTACGAGCTCGGCAAGCTCTCGTCCGGTCGTGCTGCGCAACTGGCGAACGTCTCCCGAGTTGCGTTTCTGCAGGCACTCGGCCGCTACGGCGTAGCCTCGTTCGAATTGTCGGAAGAGGAACTTGCCGAAGATCTGCGGAATGCCTGA
- a CDS encoding Uma2 family endonuclease, producing the protein MAQTAPVEARYTSHAYFDLVERGDLHADDRVELLEGVIVAMSPQNPRHASATTRVDTALRQAVAGRAVVRVQLPLITSAYSVPEPDVAVVPGQDSDYDDVHPTAALLVVEIADSSLLQDRLTKAAIYAAAGIPQYWLVNLRDGCVEVFSAPNSGMRSYAERRVARRGERLDVAALPGAFVRVDDMLPRGR; encoded by the coding sequence ATGGCGCAAACTGCACCAGTCGAAGCACGATACACGAGCCACGCATACTTCGACCTCGTCGAGAGAGGGGATCTCCACGCCGACGACCGCGTCGAGCTGCTGGAAGGGGTGATCGTCGCCATGTCCCCACAAAATCCGCGACATGCCTCCGCAACCACACGAGTCGACACGGCCCTTCGGCAAGCGGTTGCGGGCCGGGCGGTCGTTCGCGTCCAACTGCCGCTGATCACCAGCGCGTATTCTGTGCCAGAACCCGACGTTGCCGTGGTGCCAGGTCAGGACTCGGACTATGACGATGTGCACCCAACCGCGGCGCTTCTGGTCGTGGAAATCGCCGATAGTTCCCTCTTGCAAGATCGACTGACCAAGGCCGCGATTTATGCGGCAGCCGGCATTCCTCAGTACTGGCTCGTGAACCTACGGGACGGCTGTGTCGAAGTCTTCAGCGCGCCCAACTCCGGCATGCGCAGTTATGCCGAACGGCGCGTTGCCCGCCGCGGCGAGCGTCTCGATGTCGCTGCGCTTCCGGGGGCGTTTGTCCGGGTGGACGACATGCTCCCGCGCGGCCGATGA